One Sulfitobacter sp. M39 genomic window, CCAATACGCCAACATCGACGCGTAATATATTTCGCTGCCAGCAGGGCACCCCCTTGCTGGCAGCACCGTTCCGCGCCCGCCTCCGGCGCGACGCTTTGCCCATAGGGCCCGCCCCATTTCACCGCTAGTTGCCCTGTATTGTCCGCGCGTGATCCGCTATGATCGCGCAGCCCCCGCGAGAAGGAGAACATCATGCGTTTGAACGAGGTCGTGTATTCGGATGCCAAACCCGTCGAAGGCTATGGCGCCGGTTTCTTCCGGATCGGTGGCGAGTTGTTCGAAGGGCCGGTGATCGCAGGCACCTCTGGGGTTTCTCCGTGGCAGGGCTTCGACGACCACGCCCCGCTTCTGGCGCTGGCGGGCAAGATCGACATCCTGTTCATCGGCACGGGGGCCGAGATTGCGCATATCCCGGCCGACCTGCGCAGCACGCTTGAAGACGCGGGCATCGGGGTGGATGTCATGTCGTCCCCCGCCGCGGCGCGGACCTATAACGTCCTGCTCAGCGAAGGCCGTCGCATCGCCTTGGCGATGATCCCCGTCTGATATGACCCTGCGTGTCACCGACCTTGCTGTCGCGCGCGGCGGTGTGCCCGTGCTGGACGGGGTGTCCTTTGCGATTGAACCGGGGACCGCCTTGATCCTGCGTGGGCCGAACGGGGCGGGCAAGACCACGCTACTGCGCTGCATCGCGGGGCTGCAACCGCCCTTGTCGGGGCAGATCGACGGGGCAGAGGAAACCATCGCCTACGCCGGGCACGCCGACGGGCTGAAAGCGATGCTGAGCGTGCGCGAAAACCTCACATTCTGGGCACAGGTCTTCGGGCAACGCGATATCACCGAGGCATTGGCCGCCTATGACCTTAAGCCGCTGCAAGACCGGCTGGCGGGCACCTTGTCGGCGGGGCAAAAGCGGCGCTTGGGGCTGGCGCGGTTGATGGTCACGGGGCGGCCCATCTGGGTGCTGGACGAGCCGACCGTGTCGCTGGACGCCGCCGCCGTCAGGCTTTTCGCCGCGGCGGTGACGGCGCATCTGGGGGCAGGCGGCACGGCGCTGATCGCGACCCATATCGAGCTTGGCCTGAATGCGCATAGCTTTGACATCACCCCGTTTCGCGCCAAACCATCACTGCGCAGCGGTGCCAGTGACGAGGCTTTCCTGTGATCGCCCTGCTGCGCCGTGACCTGATGCTTGCCTTTCGGGCGGGCGGGGGCTTTGGTCTCGGGCTGGCGTTCTTCCTGATTGTGACCGTGCTGGTGCCCTTCTCGGTCGGACCGCAACCCGATCTGTTGGGGACCATTGCGCCCGGTGTGCTTTGGCTGGGCGCGCTGCTGGCCTGCCTGCTCTCGCTCGACCGGCTGCTTGCGCTGGATTTTGAGGATGGCACGCTGGACCTGCTGGCCACGGCACCGCTGCCGCTTGAGGCTGCGTTGAGCGTCAAGGCGCTGTCCCACTGGGTGACGACAGGGCTGCCGCTGGTGCTGGCGGCACCTGTGTTGGGGGTGATGCTGAACCTCGCGCCTTCGGGATATCTGTGGCTGGTGGCCTCGCTGGGTCTGGGCACGCCCGCGCTGTCGGTGATCGGCACCTTTGGCGCGGCGCTGACCGTGGGCATCAAACGCGGCGGGCTGCTGATGTCGCTGCTGGTGCTGCCGCTGTACGTTCCGACGCTGATCTTCGGGGCAGAGGCCGCGCGCCGCGGCGCGATGGGGCTGGATGCCACGACCCCGCTGACCCTGCTGGCTGGCATCACTTTTGGCACCATCGCGCTAATGCCCTTTGCTTCTGCCGCGGTGCTGCGGATGACCTTAAGGTGAGTGCGCGCTTTTGACCATTGAGTGCCAAGAAACGGAGCGATAGAACCCCGCCATGTCTTTATGGGAATACGCCAATCCGGTGAAATTTTTAGGCCTCTCGGCGCGCGTGCAACCCTATGTCTGGGGGGGGGCGGCGCTGTGTCTGATCGTCGGTCTGGGCTGGGGCTTTTTCGGCACGCCGGATGATTACCGTCAGGGATCGACGGTCAAGATTATCTACCTACATGTGCCCGCGGCGCTGATGGCGATCAACGCATGGTTCATGATGCTGGTGGCCTCGCTGGTCTGGCTGATCCGCCGGCATCACGTCAGCGCCCTTGCGGCCAAGGCGGCGGCCCCTGTGGGCGTCACCATGACAGTGATCGCGCTGATCACCGGTGCGATCTGGGGGCAGCCTATGTGGGGCACCTGGTGGGCATGGGA contains:
- the ccmB gene encoding heme exporter protein CcmB; protein product: MIALLRRDLMLAFRAGGGFGLGLAFFLIVTVLVPFSVGPQPDLLGTIAPGVLWLGALLACLLSLDRLLALDFEDGTLDLLATAPLPLEAALSVKALSHWVTTGLPLVLAAPVLGVMLNLAPSGYLWLVASLGLGTPALSVIGTFGAALTVGIKRGGLLMSLLVLPLYVPTLIFGAEAARRGAMGLDATTPLTLLAGITFGTIALMPFASAAVLRMTLR
- a CDS encoding Mth938-like domain-containing protein → MRLNEVVYSDAKPVEGYGAGFFRIGGELFEGPVIAGTSGVSPWQGFDDHAPLLALAGKIDILFIGTGAEIAHIPADLRSTLEDAGIGVDVMSSPAAARTYNVLLSEGRRIALAMIPV
- the ccmA gene encoding heme ABC exporter ATP-binding protein CcmA; translated protein: MTLRVTDLAVARGGVPVLDGVSFAIEPGTALILRGPNGAGKTTLLRCIAGLQPPLSGQIDGAEETIAYAGHADGLKAMLSVRENLTFWAQVFGQRDITEALAAYDLKPLQDRLAGTLSAGQKRRLGLARLMVTGRPIWVLDEPTVSLDAAAVRLFAAAVTAHLGAGGTALIATHIELGLNAHSFDITPFRAKPSLRSGASDEAFL
- a CDS encoding heme ABC transporter permease translates to MSLWEYANPVKFLGLSARVQPYVWGGAALCLIVGLGWGFFGTPDDYRQGSTVKIIYLHVPAALMAINAWFMMLVASLVWLIRRHHVSALAAKAAAPVGVTMTVIALITGAIWGQPMWGTWWAWDPRLTSFLILFLFYLGYIALWEAVEDPDTAADLTSVLCLVGSVFAVLSRYAVKFWNQGLHQGTSVPLATGGRTVSDVFFYPLLISMVGFGLLFLALVLYRTGTEIRLRRARALLARSERGT